AAGCACCGCGACGCGCTCAGGCGCCGTGCGGGTACCGAGTTGTGGTAATCGTTGCAGAACCATCCTTCCAATACAAGCTGAAAGGTCCGCGCAAGATTCTGAACAAAATCTGGAGAGGATCTGCGGTTGACATCCAAAACTGGCGCTGGGTATCGTCGATTTGAACTCCGCACGCCATCCGCGTAAGCATCGGATTTTGCCAGCTTCGCTCACGCCAGTGCCGATGGATAATATCGCTGATGAACAAAGCCGATCTGAGGCGACAAAAGCGACAGGCGACGCCGGTCCCGCCTCCGCTCCGGCCCCCGAGTCCAAACCGCTCACGAAACCACTCGTCGGACCGCTCATGATGACGACGATTCCCGGCGGCGGCGAAACCGCTTTACCCGGGCCGCTCGAAGAAAAACACTTTCCCGGCGAAATCCGCGGCAGCTTCGAGCAAGCGCTGAGCATGGTCGAGCCGGGTGGACCGGAGAGCCGCCGGGGGGGCCGTCGCGGCGGTCGTCGTAGCATCTTGAGGTCGCTCGGCGCGCTGATGCGTGGGGGCGCGATGCGCGAGCCCGCGACTTGCGCCGATCGCCACGTCGCCTTCGACGGCTACCGCAACCCAATGCACGACGACAAGATCGAGCGCGACCGCCGCTATGGAACCGTGTACACGGTCGTCGAGCACGCCAACGCCTATCTGGTGAGTATCGAGATGCCGCGGCGGATACCGGCGTCGTCGCTCAAGGAATTGTGGAAGCTTCCCGAGGAGATGCCGGATTACGACTACACCGTGACGCTGCACGGCACCGTGCTCGCGGTGCGCGCCGGCGTGCGGGGCGATGCGATGCGGCGGCTGTCGTATATCTCGGCGTCGTTCCCCTCCGACTTCCTCACGCGAATAGAGTTCGATCAGCCGGTCGCCGCATTCAAACAGCGCCTGCGCGACAAGGTGCTCGAGATAGTGGTCTTCAAAAAAGCCGCTTGACGAGGCGGCCGATGACAGCGAGCGTCAGAGAGGCCACGGTCCGCGACCTGCCGCGGATACTGGAGATCGAACGGCTCGCCTTTGCGCAGCCCTGGAGCCTCGATTCGTTCAAGCGCGAGCTGATGCTCCCGTTCTCGCGCATCATGGTCGCGGCGCCGGCGTCGGTCGAGGCGGAGAGGCAGCTGGCGGGATTTCTCTGCCGATGGCTCGTCGCGGACGAGTGCCACATCCTCAACGTTGCGGTGCATCCGGAGCTGCGGCGCGGGGGCGTCGGGATGGCGCTGATGGCGGAGGTCATAAACGAAGCAAAAGCGAAAAAAATTCGACTGGTGACGCTCGAGGTGCGTCGCTCGAATGTGGCTGCGAGAAGCCTGTATCGCAAATTGAATTTCGAGGAACGGCGTTTGAGATCGAATTACTATGGACCCGGCGAAGACGCGATCGTGATGGAGCTCCGGCTTGGCGGCGTCCTGCACTAAATCGTCAATAGAACAGCATTTCCGCAGTATTTGGACGGCTTTTTGCCCGGGGTTACAAAACCCTACTCTTTGTGCCATAATTATGATGTTAGGCCAGCGCTGCATCGGACAGCAGTGAACCTTGGTCACTAACTGGTCCGAAATCCACGGCTGGAGCATCGGGTAAGCGAAGAATGACCAATCTGCCTTTCAAGAAGGGTGAGAAAGTTGTCTATCCGGCACATGGAGTCGCGGTCATCGAGGACATCCAAAGCCGTGTCATCTCCGGGACGGAGCGTCGATTTTACATGCTCAAGATCCTGGGCACCGAGAAAATGACCATCATGATCCCGACCGAGAACGTGACGCAGGTCGGATTGCGGCGCGTGATCGGCAAGGATGTGGTCGACAAGATCTATCGGATTCTGCGCACACGCAAAGTCGAGGCCGACACCCAGACCTGGAACCGCCGCTACCGCGAGTACACGGAAAAGATCAAAACCGGATCTCCGCTCGA
Above is a genomic segment from Candidatus Binataceae bacterium containing:
- the rimI gene encoding ribosomal protein S18-alanine N-acetyltransferase; this translates as MTASVREATVRDLPRILEIERLAFAQPWSLDSFKRELMLPFSRIMVAAPASVEAERQLAGFLCRWLVADECHILNVAVHPELRRGGVGMALMAEVINEAKAKKIRLVTLEVRRSNVAARSLYRKLNFEERRLRSNYYGPGEDAIVMELRLGGVLH
- a CDS encoding CarD family transcriptional regulator translates to MTNLPFKKGEKVVYPAHGVAVIEDIQSRVISGTERRFYMLKILGTEKMTIMIPTENVTQVGLRRVIGKDVVDKIYRILRTRKVEADTQTWNRRYREYTEKIKTGSPLEIAKVLRDLLVLKGDKELSFGERKMLDTARSLLVKELSIAKAHPEEKIMEELKVMFAN